From a single Phocoena sinus isolate mPhoSin1 chromosome 1, mPhoSin1.pri, whole genome shotgun sequence genomic region:
- the CA6 gene encoding carbonic anhydrase 6, whose protein sequence is MTALVTLLSLLLLGPQAQQGAEWTYSGGVLDEAHWPREYPDCRGKRQSPIDLQRKKVWYNPSLRALNLSGYEVQHGAFLMINNGHTVQISLPPTMCMTAADGTQYITQQMHFHWGGASLEISGSEHTIDGIRYVIEIHIVHYNSKYKSYDKAQKARDGLAVLAALVEVKDNAENTYYSNFISHLKSVRYPGQNTVLRGLDVQDMLPGNLHYYYSYWGSLTTPPCTENVHWFVLADTVKLSRAQVWKLEHSLLNHQNKTFHNDYRGTQTLNNRVVEANFMSQLNQCSELQFYLNNIDSNLEYLRRFIEQKKAKRKRQG, encoded by the exons ATGACGGCTCTGGTCACCCTGCTGTCCCTGCTCCTGCTGGGACCCCAGGCCCAGCAAGGGGCCGAGTGGACCTACTCAG GTGGGGTGCTGGATGAAGCACACTGGCCGAGGGAGTACCCCGACTGCAGGGGGAAGAGACAGTCGCCCATCGACCTGCAGAGGAAGAAAGTGTGGTACAACCCTTCCCTGAGGGCTCTGAACCTGTCAGGCTACGAGGTCCAGCACGGGGCGTTCCTTATGATCAACAATGGCCACACAG TACAGATCAGCCTGCCCCCCACAATGTGCATGACGGCTGCCGACGGCACCCAGTACATAACCCAGCAGATGCACTTCCACTGGGGTGGCGCCTCCTTGGAGATCAGCGGTTCCGAGCACACCATTGATGGGATCAGATATGTGATCGAG ATTCACATTGTTCATTACAATTCTAAATACAAGAGCTACGATAAGGCTCAGAAAGCACGGGACGGTTTGGCTGTGCTGGCAGCCCTCGTTGAG GTCAAGGATAATGCTGAAAATACTTACTACAGCAACTTCATTTCTCACCTGAAGAGCGTCAGGTATCCAG GACAGAACACAGTTCTGAGGGGCCTTGATGTTCAGGACATGCTACCTGGGAACCTCCACTACTACTACAGCTACTGGGGGTCACTCACCACTCCTCCCTGTACTGAGAATGTCCACTGGTTTGTGCTGGCGGATACCGTCAAGCTCTCCAGGGCACAG GTTTGGAAGCTGGAGCATTCCTTATTGAATCACCAGAACAAGACCTTCCACAATGATTACCGTGGGACCCAGACCCTGAACAACAGAGTGGTAGAAGCCAACTTCATGTCTCAACTTAATCAGT GCTCTGAGCTCCAGTTTTATCTAAACAATATTGACAGTAACCTCGAGTACTTGAGAAGGTTTATTgaacagaagaaagcaaagagaaaaagacaagggtAA